GTACCTCAGACTTGTAAGGGTGCAAAAATATAAGCTTTACAGTTTAGCTAAGTTGGTGCTAGCAATTTGTGTTTATTTATGATCTTTAATTGCTAAGTTGGTCCTCTTATTGATGTAGCCCATTTGCAAGTCTGAATTTCGGTATACTTATTCCATGTACCTCAGACTTGTAACGGTGCAAAAATATAAGCTTTACAGTTTAGCTAAGTTGGTGCTAGCAATTTGTGTTTATTTATGATCTTTCCTTGCTTGTTGTTGGTCCTCTTATTGAATGTGCATTTTGGTACTAAAATCAGCTTCGCACATGTATACCTACAGTAGGAAAGGATGGAATGAGTTGGGACCCTTTGTGCGAACGTGAAATGTTAACATATTGCTCTGAAAATTTGGTTTATGTAAATACAAAAGAGGGGAATGTTTGTTACCAACCATCTTTTACCATACTCTGAAGCATGCGCCGTTTACTGAACCGTTGGTAAACTCGCCGTGCTCCAAAATAAAGCACCTAGAGCTCAAATACTGATTCCAATGGCACCTGCTCGCCACATTCACCATCAGTCATATCTTTTATAGAACATCAAAAGGAATCAAACATGAGGTCTAGGGATCAGTAAGCAGTTCATGGTATCAGACATCAGTGTTAAGAATATGACTTGGAAAATGGGTCCGATGCCTCCTGCCATGGAGAAGTACCTGCTTGATAAATACCTGCTTGATTTGACTGTGATGAGTAGTCGGTTTgtttttcatctttctttGTATCAGTAGACCTGTATAGTTACTTAATTCCGGTTTGGTTTTCTTGCTGGCTTGATTCTGTATGACCAATGGGGCTCGATTGGTAATGATTCTGTAGGAATTGGGGCCTGTTTTCAACAATTTTTGTATGGCATGATTATGCGAAATTACAAACAATACAAATTTACGTGTATGACAACCAATTGTCCTATGAATCCATTTCGTGTTGGAATCAAGAGTTCTGTACACTCCCTCCTATATCCATGGAAATGACAACGATGCTGaacaataataatgtaaaaatgtAAGCCACAAACACTTGCCGGCTTCCGAGGAATAAGGTTACCCTCCAATTCCATTGTCTTCCTCTTGTATAAAACCAGAGGTGGTCGCAGAACTAGAGCCTTAGGCCATCGgaaaatattaatattaaGGTCCGTAGAGTCGGACAAATCTCAATCTACTTATCCTTTTTACTTTCATCTCCATATTCTCTCGACCTCTCTCTCCAGTCTCTTCAGAAGCCAGGCTTTGGCGGATGAGGAGGCCTTGTTAGGGAGGTGcatgaaagagagagaagaagactgAAGAAGAGCCTAACGTGGTAGTTGTTAGGCGTCAGAAACAGGTTCTAAGAGGTTTTTTCTTCAGAAAATCCAACCATGGCCGATATCTCCTTGGAGGACGTGAAAAACGAGAATGTCGACCTTGTAAGCTACTGCATTTTAGTACTTGATTTCTTATTTGAGGATCGACACCGTTGTGGATTAACTAAATTGTGGAAAATTGTATTATGCAGGAGAAAATCCCAGTTCAGGAGGTGTTCGAGCAGCTGAAATGCTCAAAACAAGGGTTGAGCTCAGATGAGGGCACAAAGAGGCTTCAAGTCTTTGGCAAGAATAAGCTTGAGGAAAAGAAAGAGTGTAAGGTTCTCAAGTTCCTAGGGTTCATGTGGAATCCTTTATCATGGGTGATGGAGTTGGCTGCAATCATGGCCATTGCTTTGGCCAATGGAGGGGTACGCAATGCAACTCGAAATGGAATTAGTTAGCTTGTTTAGGAGTTAGTTTAATTTGATTTCTTGCAGTGAAAGTTACGGTGGTTGACAATGGATTTTTTCACAGGGAAAGCCTACGGACTGGCCGGACTTCGTAGGTATTGTGGTGCTTCTGTTCATCAACTCAACTATATCATTTATCGAAGAGAACAATGCCGGCAATGCTGCTGCAGCTCTTATGGCTAGTCTTGCCCCCAAGACCAAGGTTCATATCTATATCCATGTTCATCAAGGATAttaatgcatgcatgtttcttaattagaagtttagaacttaatttaattagaaatgtACATGCATTAATTAAGGACATATTTTCCATCAATGCACAAATGTGTTTTATATTAGGAGTTTAGGACTAAACTGAAATTGAAACGTAGGTCTTGAGGGATGGAAAATGGGGTGAGCAAGAGGCAGAAATTCTGGTACCGGGGGATATCATCAGCATCAAGTTGGGAGATATAGTCCCAGCCGATGCTCGTCTCTTGGAGGGCGATCCTTTAAAGATTGACCAAGCTGCACTCACTGGTGAATCCTTGCCGGTTACCAAGAACCCCGGCGATGAGGTCTTCTCTGGATCCACTTGCAAGCAGGGTGAGATTGAGGCCGTTGTTATCGCAACTGGAGTCCACACTTTCTTTGGCAAGGCGGCACATTTGGTGGATAACACCAACCAAGTTGGTCACTTCCAAAAGGTATATATGATGGtgttttagacttttagttGGTGTCACAAAATTATCTCAAGCCTTTTCATTCAATatctttgagtttcttttggagTATGAATATTTGATTGTGTTGACAGGTGTTGACATCGATTGGTAACTTCTGCATCTGCTCCATTGGAATTGGAATGGTGATTGAGTTACTGGTGATGTACCCCATTCAGCGCAGGGCATATAGAGATGGTATTGACAATCTGTTGGTGCTTCTGATCGGAGGTATCCCCATTGCCATGCCAACAGTGTTATCTGTGACCATGGCTATTGGGTCTCACCGGTTGTCGCAGCAAGGTGCCATCACCAAGAGGATGACGGCCATTGAAGAAATGGCAGGAATGGATGTTCTTTGCAGTGACAAGACCGGAACCCTCACCCTCAACAAGCTTACTGTCGACAAGAGTCTGATTGAGGTTAATGAGAAAGTAGTATTCTCATTATTTGCTTATGATACTCTTTGTAATGTCAGTGCTTAGTTGTTCTCATGCAATTTCAATTGGAACTGCAGGTGTTCCCTAAGAACATGGACAAAGACACAGTGGTTTTGCTCTCTGCCAGGGCTTCCAGGGTCGAAAACCAGGACGCGATTGATGCTTCAATTGTAGGAATGTTGGCCGATCCCAAGGAGGTACACATATCACCATTTACAAGTGTTTTTCTACTTGTTATCTTGCAACATGCAGATATTGAAGCAATAGTGCATGATCTATTGGTGATAAATTTGTAGGCAAGAGCAGGGATCACTGAGGTACATTTCCTGCCCTTCAACCCAGTCGAAAAGCGCACAGCGATCACCTACATTGATAGTAATGGAGATTGGCACAGATGCAGCAAGGGTGCTCCTGAGCAAGTAAGATATCTAGTCTTATTGTACCACTCAATTCACTTATGTAACTGCAATTTCAACACTGACTTGTAACTGTTTTCCCTATCCACCAGATTATCGATCTTTGTGACCTTAAGGGAGAAGTGAGGAAGAAGGCTCATGAAGTCATCGACAACTATGCTGACCGTGGTCTGCGTTCATTGGGAGTTGCACGACAGGTGAACAAATTTAACATCATAACATCAGTGGTGTATAATGTACCCACATGATGATGAATATGCTGATTTCTTTATTCATCTACAGACAGTATCAGCGAAGACCAAGGAAAGTGCTGGTGATCCATGGGAGTTTGTGGGTCTATTGCCTCTCTTTGACCCTCCAAGGCACGACAGTGCTGAGACTATCCGCCGTGCTCTTGAGCTTGGTGTAAATGTTAAGATGATCACAGGTGATCAACTTGCCATTGGAAAGGAGACTGGACGAAGGCTTGGCATGGGTACCAACATGTATCCTTCATCAACTCTTCTTGGCCAAAGCATGGATGCGTCCATTGCTGCAATTCCTGTTGATGAGCTTATTGAAAAGGCTGATGGATTTGCTGGAGTCTTCCCTGGTAATTAGTGGTCTTTTCTTAAAGCATAaccaaagaaagaaatgagaaaCTGATTCAATTCGGTCATTCATGTATGCAGAGCACAAGTATGAGATTGTTAAGAAGCTGCAAGAGAGGAATCACATCTGTGGTATGACCGGAGATGGTGTGAATGATGCCCCAGCTCTCAAGAGAGCAGACATTGGCATTGCAGTGGATGATGCAACTGATGCAGCTAGGAGTGCCTCAGACATTGTACTAACGGAGCCAGGCCTGAGTGTTATCGTGAGCGCGGTCTTGACAAGCAGAGCCATCTTCCAGAGGATGAAGAACTACACCATCTATGCCGTTTCCATCACAATCCGTATTGTGGTGGGATTCATGCTCCTTGCTCTCATCTGGAAGTTTGACTTCTCACCATTCATGGTCTTGGTCATTGCAATCTTGAACGACGGCACCATCATGACCATCTCTAAGGATAGAGTGAAGCCATCTCCTCTACCTGACTCCTGGAAGCTCAAGGAAATCTTTGCTACGGGAATTGTCCTTGGAACCTACATGGCTGTCATGACTGTGGTCTTCTTCTGGATTGCACACAGCACTACTTTTTTCTCTGTAAGTTCAAAATGTCACACTAGAAACCTTAACAAATAACTTGTGTTCAAAACAATCCTAATTGACGTTTCAACTATTTACAGAGAGTGTTTGGTGTGCGACATATTGGGGATGACGCACGTCAGCTTAACTCAGCTATCTACCTCCAAGTGAGCATTCTCAGTCAAGCGCTCATCTTCGTGACTCGATCAAGGAGCTTTTCCTTTCTTGAACGCCCTGGTACCATGCTTATGGGTGCCTTTCTTGCTGCACAGTTGGTTAGTAGCTCATTTCTGCCTTAT
This genomic interval from Argentina anserina chromosome 1, drPotAnse1.1, whole genome shotgun sequence contains the following:
- the LOC126797198 gene encoding ATPase 8, plasma membrane-type-like isoform X1, encoding MADISLEDVKNENVDLEKIPVQEVFEQLKCSKQGLSSDEGTKRLQVFGKNKLEEKKECKVLKFLGFMWNPLSWVMELAAIMAIALANGGGKPTDWPDFVGIVVLLFINSTISFIEENNAGNAAAALMASLAPKTKVLRDGKWGEQEAEILVPGDIISIKLGDIVPADARLLEGDPLKIDQAALTGESLPVTKNPGDEVFSGSTCKQGEIEAVVIATGVHTFFGKAAHLVDNTNQVGHFQKVLTSIGNFCICSIGIGMVIELLVMYPIQRRAYRDGIDNLLVLLIGGIPIAMPTVLSVTMAIGSHRLSQQGAITKRMTAIEEMAGMDVLCSDKTGTLTLNKLTVDKSLIEVFPKNMDKDTVVLLSARASRVENQDAIDASIVGMLADPKEARAGITEVHFLPFNPVEKRTAITYIDSNGDWHRCSKGAPEQIIDLCDLKGEVRKKAHEVIDNYADRGLRSLGVARQTVSAKTKESAGDPWEFVGLLPLFDPPRHDSAETIRRALELGVNVKMITGDQLAIGKETGRRLGMGTNMYPSSTLLGQSMDASIAAIPVDELIEKADGFAGVFPEHKYEIVKKLQERNHICGMTGDGVNDAPALKRADIGIAVDDATDAARSASDIVLTEPGLSVIVSAVLTSRAIFQRMKNYTIYAVSITIRIVVGFMLLALIWKFDFSPFMVLVIAILNDGTIMTISKDRVKPSPLPDSWKLKEIFATGIVLGTYMAVMTVVFFWIAHSTTFFSRVFGVRHIGDDARQLNSAIYLQVSILSQALIFVTRSRSFSFLERPGTMLMGAFLAAQLVATIIAVYCSWGFARIDGVGWGWAGVIWIYSIVTYFPLDIFKFIIRYALSGHAWDNVVQQKTAFSTNNDYGKAEREAQWAATQRTLHGLQSPPEMFHGNNHGDEPSIAEQAKRRAEVARLRELNTLKGHVESVVKLKGLDIDTTNQNYTV
- the LOC126797198 gene encoding ATPase 8, plasma membrane-type-like isoform X2, which gives rise to MADISLEDVKNENVDLEKIPVQEVFEQLKCSKQGLSSDEGTKRLQVFGKNKLEEKKECKVLKFLGFMWNPLSWVMELAAIMAIALANGGGKPTDWPDFVGIVVLLFINSTISFIEENNAGNAAAALMASLAPKTKVLRDGKWGEQEAEILVPGDIISIKLGDIVPADARLLEGDPLKIDQAALTGESLPVTKNPGDEVFSGSTCKQGEIEAVVIATGVHTFFGKAAHLVDNTNQVGHFQKVLTSIGNFCICSIGIGMVIELLVMYPIQRRAYRDGIDNLLVLLIGGIPIAMPTVLSVTMAIGSHRLSQQGAITKRMTAIEEMAGMDVLCSDKTGTLTLNKLTVDKSLIEVFPKNMDKDTVVLLSARASRVENQDAIDASIVGMLADPKEARAGITEVHFLPFNPVEKRTAITYIDSNGDWHRCSKGAPEQIIDLCDLKGEVRKKAHEVIDNYADRGLRSLGVARQTVSAKTKESAGDPWEFVGLLPLFDPPRHDSAETIRRALELGVNVKMITGDQLAIGKETGRRLGMGTNMYPSSTLLGQSMDASIAAIPVDELIEKADGFAGVFPEHKYEIVKKLQERNHICGMTGDGVNDAPALKRADIGIAVDDATDAARSASDIVLTEPGLSVIVSAVLTSRAIFQRMKNYTIYAVSITIRIVVGFMLLALIWKFDFSPFMVLVIAILNDGTIMTISKDRVKPSPLPDSWKLKEIFATGIVLGTYMAVMTVVFFWIAHSTTFFSVMFGVRHIGDDARQLNSAIYLQVSILSQALIFVTRSRSFSFLERPGTMLMGAFLAAQLVATIIAVYCSWGFARIDGVGWGWAGVIWIYSIVTYFPLDIFKFIIRYALSGHAWDNVVQQKTAFSTNNDYGKAEREAQWAATQRTLHGLQSPPEMFHGNNHGDEPSIAEQAKRRAEVARLRELNTLKGHVESVVKLKGLDIDTTNQNYTV